In Agromyces sp. Leaf222, the genomic window CGAAGCTCACGGTCGCCTGCGAGACGCCGGCGGCGACCGAGACGTCCTTCATGGTCACGCGGGTGGACTTCACGATGCCTCCTTCCGGCGGGTTCGCTGTGAGTCGGGTCAGCGGCATGGCGTCGCCGTGCTCCCAGCGTAGACTCCACTTATTCGATTTAGTGATCCGCGACGCGAACCCAACGCACGGCGGACGAGAAAGGAATGTCGGCGATGAAGTCGGTCATGGTCACCGGGCCCGGAACCACCGAGATCGTGGAGGTCGAGCAGCCCGTCGCGGGTCCCCGCGACGTGCTCGTGCGCATCCGCGCCTGCGGCATCTGCGGCAGCGACCACATGTACACGATGTACGGCGGCATCCCGCCGCGGCAGGGCGCGACCCCGCTCGGCCACGAGCCCGCCGGCGAGATCGTGTTCGTCGGCGACGAGGTGCAGGGCGCGCAGGTCGGCGACCACGTCGTCATCAACCCGATGGCCGCGAGCGACGGCATCATCGGCTCCGGCGGCGCGCAGGGCGCTTTCTCGCCGTTCGTCGTGCTGTTCGACGCCGTCGCCGGAACGCACTTCCGCGTGATCCCGAACGAGATCCCGTTCGAGGTCGCCGCGCTCAACGAGCCCATGGCCGTCGCCCGCCACGCCGTCAACCGCTCCGGCGCGAAGGCCGGCGAGAAAGCTGTCGTCTTCGGCGCGGGCCCCATCGGCCTCGGCGCGCTGCTCAGCCTCAAGGCGAAGGGCGTCGACCACGTCGTCGTCATCGACATCCTGCCGACGCGCCTCGAGAAGGCCCTCGCGATCGGTGCGGATGCCGTCATCAACTCGGCTGAAGAGGACGTCAAGGCCCGCCTCATCGAGTTGCACGGCGAAGCCCCGCCCGTCGTCGGCATCCGCGATGCCCGCCCGGCGACCGACGTCTACCTCGATGCGGCCGGCGCCCCCGTCGTGCCGACCACGGTGTTCGGCCTGGTCAAGCAGGGCGCGCGCCTCGTGATTCCCGCGGTGCACAAGAAGCCCGTCGAGGTCGACTTCGGCGGCCTGCTCACGACCGAGATCTCGATCATCATGTCGATGGGCTACCCGACCGAGATCTTCGAGGTCACCGACGACCTCATCGCCAACTGGCAGAAGTACCAGCTCATCATCAGCGACCGGTTCACGATCGACGACGTACAACGCGCCCTCGAGGTCGCCGCGACGCCCGGCGCCGCCGACAAGGTCATGGTCACGCTCGACTGAGCCCGGTCGGCCCTGGCCGGGCCCGGCACGCGCCACGACCTTTCGCCGGCGCGACGACGGTTCGAACGGGTCGTGACGGCGCACAGCGTCGTGGCGCAGCATCCGTCGCCCCTCTCGAGCGGATGCCGCGGCCGCCCGTGTGGATAACTTCGCGGTGCCCGGCGAGCCTCACCCCAAGATGGGTGACATGACCGACCCCGTTCGCACGATCACCGAGCGCGTGCGAACCCGCGTGCTGCACGAGGGGGTCGATCTCGGGCGCGACACCGATGCGGCGGCGCGCTTCACGCGAGAAGAGGTGCGGCGCTACAGCGAACGCGCGCTCGGCGGCGCGCACGCCGAACTGCTCGACGAGCTCGCGACCGTGCGCGAGGTCGAGGCGGCGATCACGGGCTACGGGCCGCTGCAGCCGTACTTCGACGACCCCGACGTCGAGGAGATCTGGATCAACGGTCCGACGCGCGTGTTCGTCGCCCGCAACGGCGTCGCCGAGCTCACCACGGTCGTGCTGAACGACCGAGAGGTGCGCGAACTCGTCGAGCGCATGCTGCAGCACAGCGGCCGCCGGGTCGACCTCAGCTCGCCGTTCGTCGACGCGTCGCTGCCCGACGGGTCGCGGCTTCACGTGGCGATCCCCGACGTCTCGCGCACGCACTGGGCCGTGAACATCCGCAAGTTCCAGCGGCGCATCCGCACGCTCGAGGTGCTCGTCGAACTCGGCTCGCTCACGGCCGAGGCCGCCGGATTCCTCCGTGCGAGTGTCGTCGCGGGCGCGAACATCCTCGTCTCGGGGGCGACCCACACCGGCAAGACCACCCTGTTGAACGCGCTCATGTCGTCGGCCAGGGTCGATGAGCGCGTGATCACCATTGAAGAGACGTTCGAACTCGACCTCGACGTGCGCGACCTCGTGTCGCTGCAGTGCCGCCAGCCGAGCCTCGAGGGCACCGGCGAGATCACGCTGAGGCGCCTCATCAAGGAATCCCTGCGCATGCGGCCCGACCGCCTCATCGTCGGCGAGGTGCGCGAGGCCGAGAGCCTCGACCTGCTCATCGCGCTGAACTCGGGCTTGCCCGGCATGTGCACGATCCATGCCAACTCGGCGCGTGACGCGCTCACGAAGCTCTGCACGCTGCCGCTGCTCGCCGGGCGAAACATCGATGCGTCGTTCGTGGTGCCGACGGTCGCGACCTGCATCGACCTGGTGGTCCACCTCGGCATCGACGCCGCCGGGCGCCGCAGCATCGTCGAGATCTCGGCGCCCACCGGCGACTGCACCGATGGCAGCGTCGACGTCGACCCGATCTTCGCGACCGTCGGCGGCGAGCTTCGCGCCACCGGTCTGCGACCGCGTCGGCTCGAGAAGTACCGCGCCGCCGGACTCGTCGCCGACGCCGTGCAGAACGACCCCGCCGGGTCGGGAGAGCCTCCCGCTGCGCGCGAAGCCGAGGTGCCGCGCGAGGGCGCTGCGCCGACGGAGCACTCCGAGCCGAACGGGCAGGCCGCATGAGTCTCGCGCTCGGAGCGCTGCTGGGCGTCGGCGTGCTGCTCGCGCTCGCGCCGCTGCTGTGGCCCGCGAAGCCCGACATGGTCCGCGCCTCCTCGCCGTCCGCGCTCCGCCGCCGCATCCACGACGATCTCGCGCTCGCCGGGCTCGGTCAGGTGCCGATCCCGGTCATCGCCGTCGTCTCGATCGTGTTCGCGAGCGTGCTCGGTGCCGTGGTGCAGGCCGTCATGCAGGTGCCCACCATCACCGTGGTCGCGGCGCTCCTCGGCGCAGCGGCGGTGCCCCTGATCATCGGTTCCCGTGCCGACCGGCGCCGTGCCGCGAACCGGGCGGTCTGGCCCGATGTGGTCGATCACCTCGTCGCATCCGTGCGGTCGGGTGTGCCGCTCCCCGAGAGCGTCGGCGCGCTCGGCGTACTCGGCCCGGCGCAGACCCGTTCAGCTTTCGCCGCCTTCGAGGTCGAGTACCGCCGCACGGGCAACTTCTCGCTCTGCGTCGACCGGCTGAAGGAGGTGCTCGCCGACCCGATCGCTGACCGCATCCTCGAGACGCTGCGCATGGCTCGCGAGGTCGGCGGCACCGAGTTGACGGCGGTGCTGCGCGGACTCTCCGGGTACCTGCGCGAAGACGCCGCCCTCCGCGCCGAGGTCGTCGCGCGCCAGTCCTGGATCCGCAACGCAGCGCGACTCGGGGTCGCGGCGCCGTGGCTCCTCCTCGTCGTGCTCTCATCACGCCACGAGACGCTCGTCGCCTACGACTCGCCTGCGGGCGCCGTGCTCATCGTGGTTGGCGTCATCGTGACCGTGATCGCCTATCAGTCGATGAACGCGCTCGGCCGACTTCCCGAGGAGCGAAGATGGTTCCGCTGAACGCGACCGTTCCCCTCGCGCTGCTCTGCGGGGTGCTGATCGGGCTGGGCGCCTGGATCGCACTCAACGCAGTTCCGCGCATCGGGCGACCGAGGCTCGCCGAGCGCGTCGCGCCGTACGTCGCCGACTTCTCGGTCGAGGCGAGGGCGATGCTCGCACGGCGCTCGTCGGATCCCTCGCCCGTGTTCGGTGCCGTCCTCGGGCCGGCGCTGCGTCGGCTCCGCGCCATCGCGACCTCCTGGCTCGGCGGACCCGAGACCGTCGCGCGTCGGCTTCGGCAGGCCGGCTCTTCGGCGACCGTCGAACGATTCCGCGGGGAGCAGTTGGCCTGGGGTGCGACGGCGTTCGCGGCCGCTGCCGCGCTCGCGCTGTTCGCGCCGGGCTTCGCGACGCTTCCGGCTCCGGTGCGGCTCGCGTCGCCAGTGCTTGCGGCCGCGCTCGGGGTGCTCGCCCGCGACTGGATGCTGCAGCGCAGCGCTGCGCGCCGCCTCACCCGCATCTCCGAAGAGCTTCCGACCGTGCTCGAGTTCCTGACGTTGAGCCTCACCGCGGGTGAGGGCATGCTCGACGCGCTTCGCCGCGTCGCGCGCATCGGCTCGGGCGAACTGCCGCAGGAGTTCAGGGTCGTCGTCGCCGCGGTCGGCACCGGGGTGCCGCTCGCCGATGCGATCACGGCCCTCCGCGATGGACTCGACCACCCGGCGCTGTCCCGAGCGCTCGACCAGGTGCTCGGCGCGCTCGACCGTGGTGCTCCGCTCGCGTCCGTGCTCGCCTCGCAGGCCGGTGACGCCCGCGACCAGGCCAAGCGCACGATCATCGAGCTCGCCGGGCGCAAGGAGATCGCGATGCTCGTGCCGCTCGTGTTCCTCATCCTGCCGGTGACGATCGCGTTCGCGCTCCTGCCCGGCTACCTCGTGCTCCAGACGGGATTCTGATGCGATTCCCGTTCCCCTCGCCGAACCCGCGCCACGACGGCGCGAACGAAAGGAAGTTCCATGCAGCAGCACTTCGACCGACTGCAGCGCCGCGTCCTGCGGCGTCTGGCCACCGCGATGTCGAACGATCGGGGCGACGTTCCGGGCTGGGTGCTCATCACGCTCATGACGGCCGGGCTCGTGATCGTGATCTGGGGGCTCGCCGGCCCGGCGCTCTCCGAGGTGTTCGAGCAGGCGATCGACCGCGTCACGGGATTCTGAGTCACCGGACTCCGACGCGGCCGGCGTGCGCCCCTCGCAGCCGTACGGTGCGCACACGCTCTGCTCTGGCGATCAGGGCGATCCGGGCACGGTTCGCCGATGAGCGGGGCTCCGCGGTCGCCGAGTTCACGATGGTCGGTGTGCTGCTGACGGTGCTCGCGCTCGCCGTGGTGCAGCTCGCTCTCGCATTGCACGTGCGCAACACCCTGCTCGACGCTGCGGCCGAGGGAGCGCGCTTCGGCGCACTCGCCGGTTCTTCGCCCGCGGCCGGCGTCGCCCGCACGAGAGACCTCATCGATGCCGCGATCTCGGCCCGGTACGCCGAGGATGTCACGGCCGCCAGCACGTCGATCGGCGGAACGCCGGCGGTCGAGATCCGGGTACGGTCGACGCTGCCGGTCATCGGACTGCTGGGCTTCGCGAACGGGCTGGAGGTGAGCGGGCATGCTCCGGTCGAGTCGGTGGACTGAGCGTCGGGAGTTCGGGGCAGCGCGGCTCGTCGGCGACGAACGCGGATCGGCCTCGCTCGAATTCCTGACGGTCGGACTGCTCCTCCTCGTGCCCATCGTGTACCTCGTGCTCAGCGTGTCGGCGATCCAGGCCGGCGCGTTCGCCGTCGAGGGAGCCGCTCGGCATGCCGCGCGGCTCGCCGCCGACGGAGCCGGTTCGCCGGGTGCCGCCGCCGACGTCGAGCGCGCGGTCCGCATCACGCTCGAGGACTTCGGCATCGACCCCGGCTCGGCCTCGGTATCGCTATCGTGCGAGACCGCCGACTGCAATGCGCCGGGAGAGCGGATCGACGTGGTGGTCAGCGCCCGCGTCGGCCTTCCACTCGTTCCCGACGTGCTCGACCTCGGCAGCATCGGGAGCGTCCCCGTGGAGTCCGCCGCAACGCAGACGATCTCTCGATTCGCGGGCGCCGCCGAATGAGCGCCGGGCCGACGAGTCCGTCGAACGGTCACCCGACGATCGGACGCGACGCGACCCTCGCCGAGGAGCAGGGATCCACCCTGCTCCTCACGATCTTCTTCTCGTTTCTGGCCATCGTCATCGTGCTGGTCGTCGTCGCGGCGTCCTCGCTCTACCTCGAACGCAAGCGGTTGTTCACCCTCGCCGATGGCGCGGCACTCGCGGGGGCCGAGGCCTGGAGCCTCGATGCCGTGTCGATCGAAGGTGATTCCCTGGGCGTCGCGCTCGACGACGCCGCCGTGCAGGCGGCCGCAGCGGCCTACCTCGGCGACGCCGTCAGTGGGCTCGAAGGCGTGGAACTCGTGCAGGCCGTCTCCCGCGACGGACGGAGCGCCACCGTGACGCTCCGCGCCGAGTGGCGGGCGCCGCTGCACACCGAGGTGCTGCCGCTCAGCGTGCCGATCGAGGTCACGACCACGGCGCGCTCGGTGTTCCATTGAACGCGCCGGCGAGGCGCCCCCGATTCGCGCCGACAGGAGGCTCACCGCGCAAGGCCCCATACGATACGTCGCAGTGAGCATCCACGACGACCACGAGAACGACGCGGCCCACGGCCCCGGCGCCGTGCCGTCGCGCGCCCGGCGGTCCGAGCAGTCGGGCGCGCCGCATGCGCAGCCCGAGAGGTTCGAGCGCCACGGACGAGCCGTGCAACACGAGCGGCGCCGCGCCGTCACCCGGGAGGTGCTCGGCTGGGCGTTCGCGCTCGCCATGGCGTTGCTCGTCACCGCGCACATCGCGATCACGCGCCACGAGCTGATGTTCGTCGACGCCGACTCGATGCTCAACGCGCTGCTCGCGCACTCGTTCGCGTCTGGCGCCCCGCAGGACTGGGCGATGTCGCCCGTGCTCTTCGTGCCAGAGGCGATCGCGTTCGCCGCGGTCTCGGCCGTCGTGCCCGACCTGCGCATGGCGTTCATCATGAGCTCGGTGCTGAACTTCGTCGCGCTCTACGGCGCCTTCCGCGTCGCATCGGGCAGCCGGCGCACGGCGACCGCACCCGTGCTCGGCGCCGTCGCCGCGTACGCCGGATTCTGCGCGATCGCGCTGCTCGAGTCCGGCGGCGACCGCAACAGCCTGCAGCTCGCGAGCCTGCTCGGCACGACCACGTACTACAGCGCCACCGTCGTCGCCTCGGTGCTCGTCATCGGCCTCGTGCGCCGCGCCCTCGACGCGGGCCGGCTGCATGCCCGCGTGTGGGCTCCGCTTGCGGGCATGGTCGCCGTCTCGGCGTTCAGCAACCCGCTCATCGTCGTCTGGGCCGTCGCACCTGCCGCGCTCGTGCTCCTCGTTCTCATGAGCGCGAACACGGGCGCGAACACGGGCGCGAGCACGACCACGAGCAGCAGAGGCCGGATGACGCGGCGACCGTCACCGCCCCTCGTGCTGGTGCTCGTGCTCGCCGGGGCCTCCGCCGTGGGCCT contains:
- a CDS encoding zinc-binding dehydrogenase, with amino-acid sequence MKSVMVTGPGTTEIVEVEQPVAGPRDVLVRIRACGICGSDHMYTMYGGIPPRQGATPLGHEPAGEIVFVGDEVQGAQVGDHVVINPMAASDGIIGSGGAQGAFSPFVVLFDAVAGTHFRVIPNEIPFEVAALNEPMAVARHAVNRSGAKAGEKAVVFGAGPIGLGALLSLKAKGVDHVVVIDILPTRLEKALAIGADAVINSAEEDVKARLIELHGEAPPVVGIRDARPATDVYLDAAGAPVVPTTVFGLVKQGARLVIPAVHKKPVEVDFGGLLTTEISIIMSMGYPTEIFEVTDDLIANWQKYQLIISDRFTIDDVQRALEVAATPGAADKVMVTLD
- a CDS encoding TadE/TadG family type IV pilus assembly protein, which translates into the protein MRTRSALAIRAIRARFADERGSAVAEFTMVGVLLTVLALAVVQLALALHVRNTLLDAAAEGARFGALAGSSPAAGVARTRDLIDAAISARYAEDVTAASTSIGGTPAVEIRVRSTLPVIGLLGFANGLEVSGHAPVESVD
- a CDS encoding CpaF family protein, with protein sequence MTDPVRTITERVRTRVLHEGVDLGRDTDAAARFTREEVRRYSERALGGAHAELLDELATVREVEAAITGYGPLQPYFDDPDVEEIWINGPTRVFVARNGVAELTTVVLNDREVRELVERMLQHSGRRVDLSSPFVDASLPDGSRLHVAIPDVSRTHWAVNIRKFQRRIRTLEVLVELGSLTAEAAGFLRASVVAGANILVSGATHTGKTTLLNALMSSARVDERVITIEETFELDLDVRDLVSLQCRQPSLEGTGEITLRRLIKESLRMRPDRLIVGEVREAESLDLLIALNSGLPGMCTIHANSARDALTKLCTLPLLAGRNIDASFVVPTVATCIDLVVHLGIDAAGRRSIVEISAPTGDCTDGSVDVDPIFATVGGELRATGLRPRRLEKYRAAGLVADAVQNDPAGSGEPPAAREAEVPREGAAPTEHSEPNGQAA
- a CDS encoding type II secretion system F family protein, which encodes MSLALGALLGVGVLLALAPLLWPAKPDMVRASSPSALRRRIHDDLALAGLGQVPIPVIAVVSIVFASVLGAVVQAVMQVPTITVVAALLGAAAVPLIIGSRADRRRAANRAVWPDVVDHLVASVRSGVPLPESVGALGVLGPAQTRSAFAAFEVEYRRTGNFSLCVDRLKEVLADPIADRILETLRMAREVGGTELTAVLRGLSGYLREDAALRAEVVARQSWIRNAARLGVAAPWLLLVVLSSRHETLVAYDSPAGAVLIVVGVIVTVIAYQSMNALGRLPEERRWFR
- a CDS encoding type II secretion system F family protein, with amino-acid sequence MVPLNATVPLALLCGVLIGLGAWIALNAVPRIGRPRLAERVAPYVADFSVEARAMLARRSSDPSPVFGAVLGPALRRLRAIATSWLGGPETVARRLRQAGSSATVERFRGEQLAWGATAFAAAAALALFAPGFATLPAPVRLASPVLAAALGVLARDWMLQRSAARRLTRISEELPTVLEFLTLSLTAGEGMLDALRRVARIGSGELPQEFRVVVAAVGTGVPLADAITALRDGLDHPALSRALDQVLGALDRGAPLASVLASQAGDARDQAKRTIIELAGRKEIAMLVPLVFLILPVTIAFALLPGYLVLQTGF
- a CDS encoding pilus assembly protein TadG-related protein yields the protein MSAGPTSPSNGHPTIGRDATLAEEQGSTLLLTIFFSFLAIVIVLVVVAASSLYLERKRLFTLADGAALAGAEAWSLDAVSIEGDSLGVALDDAAVQAAAAAYLGDAVSGLEGVELVQAVSRDGRSATVTLRAEWRAPLHTEVLPLSVPIEVTTTARSVFH